The following coding sequences are from one Niveibacterium umoris window:
- a CDS encoding transporter substrate-binding domain-containing protein, whose translation MPHVTRSLLSACLLLATALLAAHSAAAGETVVRYPRGDNPTDFRYDYPVRVLQLALDKTAAEDGPARAVQATEPMTNARIRAEIERGGLIDVANYPPRRELTPRFDFVPICIRKGILGIRLFIINRKLAPRYATIHSLQDLKPLTAAQLRDWQDTKVLESNGLRVVTPPTYEEIFEQLAAGRFDYFPRGVHEPFREVEPRALRFPDLTVEDTLALYYPMPDYFMVRKGNTALAQRIQRGLERAIADGSYEAIFQKEFADSLKRAHLAERTIIRLDNPDVDQVANPEDQKRWVLPPAVRSAAAPR comes from the coding sequence GTGCCACACGTCACCCGCAGTCTGCTATCTGCCTGCCTGTTGCTGGCCACCGCGCTGCTTGCGGCGCATTCCGCAGCCGCCGGCGAAACCGTGGTGCGCTATCCGCGCGGTGACAACCCGACCGACTTCCGCTACGACTACCCGGTTCGCGTGCTGCAACTGGCACTCGACAAGACCGCCGCGGAAGATGGCCCGGCGCGCGCGGTGCAGGCCACCGAGCCGATGACCAACGCGCGGATCCGGGCCGAAATCGAACGCGGCGGCCTGATCGACGTGGCGAACTATCCGCCGCGGCGCGAGCTCACCCCGCGCTTTGACTTCGTGCCGATCTGCATCCGCAAGGGCATCCTCGGCATCCGCCTCTTCATCATCAACCGCAAGCTGGCGCCGCGCTATGCCACGATCCACAGCCTGCAAGACCTCAAGCCCCTGACTGCGGCGCAGCTGAGGGACTGGCAGGACACCAAGGTGCTCGAGAGCAATGGCCTGCGGGTTGTCACGCCGCCCACCTACGAAGAGATCTTCGAGCAGCTTGCGGCGGGCCGTTTCGACTACTTCCCGCGCGGCGTGCACGAACCCTTCCGCGAGGTGGAGCCGCGCGCTTTGCGCTTCCCCGATCTGACGGTCGAAGACACGCTGGCGCTGTACTACCCGATGCCGGACTACTTCATGGTGCGCAAGGGCAACACCGCGCTGGCCCAGCGCATCCAGCGCGGGCTCGAACGGGCGATCGCCGACGGCTCGTACGAGGCAATCTTCCAGAAGGAATTCGCCGACTCGCTGAAGCGTGCGCACCTGGCCGAGCGCACGATCATCCGGCTCGACAACCCGGACGTCGATCAGGTCGCCAACCCCGAAGACCAGAAGCGCTGGGTGCTGCCGCCAGCGGTGCGCAGCGCCGCGGCGCCAAGGTGA
- a CDS encoding isovaleryl-CoA dehydrogenase: MRWPTHDVTNQSPELGDYNLFDADPALQEAAAREGAGWAIKQLRETGTVLGRVESFEAGRLANAYAPLLHAFDSRGHRVDQVEFHPAWHTLMAGIVARGFHAAPWAEPRPGAHAARAAGYLMQAQVEAGSLCPTTMTYGAIPALSRDPALARDWLPTLCSRDYDPRDLPFALKRGGLIGMGMTEKQGGSDVRANTTRAEPDGHGAFVLNGHKWFFSCPQIDAHLVLAQAPGGLSCFFVPRWRPDGSKNPVLVQRLKDKLGNRSNASSEVEFHDAYGTLLGEAGRGVPTILEMGTYTRLDCVLGSTGLMRQALTRALHHARHRSAFGARLVDQPLMRNVLADLALEVEAAIALALRLARMFDDTDDASAHLRRLLTPAAKYWICKRGPELAAEAMEVMGGNGYVETGVHARIYREMPVNSIWEGSGNVMCLDVLRALGRSHAAADALAAELAPAGGRNPHFDAFAARLLARLRDLPTCGEAGARRLTQDIVLAVQGALLLLHAPEGISDAFCRARLAGDWGYSFGTLPANADFAVLLARALQD; the protein is encoded by the coding sequence CTGGCCGACCCATGACGTGACGAACCAGTCGCCCGAGCTTGGCGACTACAACCTGTTCGACGCCGACCCTGCGCTGCAGGAAGCTGCCGCGCGCGAAGGCGCGGGCTGGGCCATCAAGCAGCTACGCGAGACCGGCACCGTGCTGGGCCGTGTCGAGAGCTTCGAGGCCGGCCGCCTCGCCAACGCCTATGCACCGCTGCTGCATGCCTTCGACAGCCGCGGCCACCGCGTCGACCAGGTCGAGTTCCACCCCGCCTGGCACACGCTGATGGCCGGCATCGTGGCGCGCGGCTTTCACGCGGCGCCTTGGGCCGAACCGCGACCGGGCGCCCACGCCGCACGCGCGGCCGGTTACCTGATGCAGGCGCAGGTCGAGGCCGGATCGCTGTGCCCGACCACGATGACCTACGGCGCGATTCCGGCCCTATCGCGCGATCCGGCGCTGGCTCGCGACTGGCTGCCGACGCTGTGTTCGCGCGACTACGACCCACGCGACCTGCCCTTTGCGCTCAAGCGCGGCGGGTTGATCGGCATGGGCATGACCGAGAAGCAGGGCGGCTCTGACGTGCGCGCCAACACCACGCGGGCCGAACCCGACGGGCATGGCGCCTTCGTGCTGAACGGCCACAAGTGGTTCTTTTCCTGCCCGCAGATCGATGCGCACCTCGTACTGGCACAAGCGCCGGGCGGGCTGTCGTGTTTCTTCGTGCCGCGCTGGCGGCCGGACGGCAGCAAGAACCCGGTGCTGGTGCAGCGCCTGAAGGACAAGCTCGGCAATCGCTCGAACGCCTCGTCCGAAGTCGAGTTCCATGACGCCTACGGCACGCTGCTCGGCGAGGCCGGACGCGGCGTGCCGACGATACTCGAAATGGGCACCTACACCCGGCTCGACTGCGTGCTCGGCAGCACCGGCCTGATGCGCCAGGCGCTGACCCGCGCGCTGCATCACGCCCGCCACCGCAGCGCCTTCGGCGCGCGACTGGTGGATCAGCCGCTGATGCGCAACGTGCTGGCGGACCTGGCGCTGGAAGTAGAAGCGGCGATCGCGCTGGCCTTGCGGCTGGCGCGCATGTTCGACGACACCGACGATGCCTCGGCGCACCTGCGTCGCCTGCTCACGCCCGCCGCCAAGTACTGGATCTGCAAGCGCGGGCCGGAACTCGCCGCCGAGGCAATGGAAGTGATGGGCGGCAACGGCTATGTCGAGACCGGCGTGCATGCCCGCATCTACCGCGAGATGCCGGTCAACTCGATCTGGGAAGGCTCGGGCAATGTGATGTGTCTGGATGTTCTGCGCGCGCTCGGCCGTAGCCACGCCGCGGCCGACGCGCTGGCGGCAGAGCTTGCGCCGGCAGGCGGACGCAACCCGCACTTCGACGCCTTTGCGGCACGCCTGCTGGCTCGGCTGCGCGACCTGCCCACCTGCGGAGAAGCGGGAGCGCGGCGGCTCACGCAGGACATCGTGCTCGCGGTGCAGGGCGCCCTGCTGCTGCTGCACGCGCCAGAGGGCATCTCCGACGCCTTCTGCCGTGCGCGGCTGGCCGGCGATTGGGGCTACAGTTTCGGCACGCTGCCGGCCAATGCGGACTTTGCGGTGCTGCTTGCACGCGCCCTGCAGGACTGA
- a CDS encoding PQQ-binding-like beta-propeller repeat protein, which translates to MQSTGHPNAAHLGSLRWRSGAGYFHVRALMSLSPSEILVVGTRGYLLAFRKDTGAPLWKYQFERTFWANGSGFVTTLVDGDKLFAGCYGEIYCFDLLKGKLLWKDNLSGKGYGVVSFAVFGGATSPLPGAEIDKAQFNEEQPD; encoded by the coding sequence GTGCAGTCAACCGGACACCCAAATGCTGCGCATTTGGGTTCCCTCCGCTGGCGCTCCGGTGCCGGTTACTTCCACGTTAGAGCTCTTATGTCTTTATCGCCATCTGAGATTTTGGTCGTAGGCACGAGAGGCTACTTGCTTGCGTTCCGGAAAGACACCGGCGCGCCGCTCTGGAAGTACCAATTCGAGCGCACATTTTGGGCTAATGGTTCTGGCTTCGTTACAACGCTTGTCGACGGCGACAAACTCTTCGCCGGCTGCTACGGAGAGATCTACTGCTTTGATCTCCTGAAAGGTAAGTTGCTTTGGAAAGACAACCTCAGCGGGAAAGGTTACGGCGTCGTATCGTTTGCCGTCTTTGGCGGCGCCACTTCGCCACTTCCTGGAGCCGAGATCGACAAAGCACAGTTCAATGAAGAACAACCCGATTAA
- a CDS encoding AMP-binding protein translates to MSDPVARGDPVAARALEITAILLRETHPGRDVVVSLDSGFTRDLDLDSLARVELIGRLSGALGLHFPDQAFAEADTLRELLRWGSDPTRTALAAPTTTLGAGRTVSLPSHALTLVDALEWRAQREPDRVHVMLLGEQGNETSLRYGELWQRACQAAGGLVAQGLRTGQTVALMLPTGRDYLTSFFGVLLAGGVPVPIYPPARLAQIDEHVRRHATILANAQASLLITVPQARAVAARLRVAAPSISAVLAPDAFEGHAPLVRRAAGDALALLQYTSGSTGDPKGVALTHANLLANLRAMGRVCAVTAEDVFVSWLPLYHDMGLIGAWLGALYHGFPLVLMSPLAFLARPQRWLEAISRYRGTLSAAPNFAYDLCVRKIPDADLPGLDLSCWRYAFNGAEPVSAATLDAFATRFAAAGFRRASLAPVYGLAECSVGLAFPPAGRGPRVDRVRAGRFAAEGVAEPAQAGDDALQIPACGRPLPDHEVRVVDVDGHELPERRVGRLEFRGPSATAGYYRNAAATARLIRDGWLDSGDMAYLADGEIHLTGRVKDMIIRAGRNLYPYDLEQAVGALPGVRRGCVAVFACAPAGGGGERLVVLAETREQAPAARAALQRHIAQCARDVLGEPADDIVLAPPHAVLKTSSGKIRRAATRDRYLSGGLAPRDLPVWLQAVLLQLQAVHAQLRLGCRRVARRLWGYRALVWFALIAAPVCVCVAVLHAPAASRRLVRHGARLWLRLSGIRLDAPRSLDAPPTAQVLVCNHASYLDGLLLSATLPPDYRFVAKAELAHQRIAGHLLHGLGALFVERGDALRGAENVDALVAALQQGARLVIFPEGTFSRAAGLRAFHTGAFLAATRAQVPVVTCALQGSRALLRDGTWVPLPGTLRFVQGASLRPSGHDWAAAMALAQAARREVLALCGEPDLDAG, encoded by the coding sequence ATGTCCGACCCGGTGGCGCGCGGCGATCCAGTGGCAGCGCGCGCGCTTGAGATCACCGCAATCCTGTTGCGCGAGACGCATCCGGGGCGCGATGTCGTCGTGAGTCTGGACAGCGGTTTTACCCGCGACCTCGACCTCGATAGCCTCGCACGGGTCGAACTGATCGGGCGCCTCTCGGGTGCCCTTGGCCTGCATTTCCCGGACCAGGCCTTCGCCGAGGCCGATACCCTGCGCGAGCTGCTGCGTTGGGGCAGCGACCCGACCCGAACGGCGCTTGCGGCACCCACCACCACGCTCGGCGCAGGCCGCACGGTGTCGCTGCCGTCGCACGCGCTGACCCTGGTGGATGCGCTCGAATGGCGTGCGCAGCGCGAGCCCGATCGGGTGCATGTGATGCTGCTTGGCGAGCAGGGCAACGAGACATCGCTGCGCTACGGTGAGCTGTGGCAGCGTGCATGCCAGGCTGCGGGCGGGCTGGTGGCGCAGGGGCTGCGCACAGGCCAGACGGTGGCGCTGATGCTGCCCACCGGCCGCGATTACCTCACCAGCTTCTTCGGTGTGCTGCTTGCCGGTGGCGTACCGGTACCGATCTACCCGCCGGCGCGTCTGGCGCAGATCGATGAGCATGTGCGGCGCCACGCAACGATTCTCGCGAATGCGCAGGCGAGCCTGCTGATCACCGTGCCCCAGGCGCGCGCGGTTGCAGCAAGGTTGCGCGTGGCGGCCCCGAGTATCTCGGCGGTGCTGGCGCCGGATGCGTTTGAAGGCCACGCGCCGCTGGTGCGCCGCGCCGCCGGCGATGCGCTCGCCTTGCTGCAATACACCTCGGGCAGCACCGGCGATCCGAAAGGGGTGGCGCTCACCCACGCGAACCTGCTCGCCAATCTGCGGGCGATGGGCAGGGTCTGCGCGGTCACCGCCGAAGATGTGTTCGTATCCTGGTTGCCGCTGTATCACGACATGGGCCTGATCGGCGCGTGGCTCGGCGCGCTGTACCACGGCTTCCCGCTGGTGCTCATGTCGCCGCTGGCGTTTCTTGCGCGCCCCCAGCGCTGGCTCGAGGCGATCAGCCGCTACCGTGGCACCCTGTCGGCCGCACCGAACTTCGCGTACGACTTGTGTGTGCGCAAGATCCCGGATGCCGACCTGCCGGGGCTCGATCTGTCGTGCTGGCGCTATGCCTTCAACGGCGCCGAACCGGTGAGCGCGGCGACGCTGGATGCCTTCGCCACCCGCTTTGCCGCAGCCGGTTTCCGGCGCGCTTCGCTCGCGCCGGTCTATGGTCTGGCCGAATGCTCGGTCGGGCTCGCCTTTCCGCCCGCTGGTCGTGGGCCGCGTGTCGACCGCGTCCGCGCCGGTCGCTTTGCTGCCGAGGGGGTCGCCGAGCCCGCGCAGGCGGGGGACGACGCCTTGCAGATCCCCGCCTGTGGTCGGCCGCTGCCCGATCACGAGGTGCGCGTTGTCGACGTTGATGGCCACGAGTTGCCGGAGCGGCGCGTCGGGCGTCTCGAATTCCGTGGCCCTTCGGCGACCGCCGGTTACTACCGCAACGCGGCCGCGACCGCACGGCTGATCCGGGATGGCTGGCTGGATTCCGGCGACATGGCCTACCTCGCCGACGGCGAAATCCACCTCACTGGCCGCGTCAAGGACATGATCATCCGCGCGGGCCGCAACCTCTACCCCTACGACCTGGAACAGGCAGTCGGTGCCTTGCCCGGCGTGCGCCGCGGCTGCGTCGCGGTCTTCGCCTGTGCGCCAGCGGGGGGCGGCGGCGAGCGCCTGGTGGTGCTGGCCGAAACCCGTGAGCAAGCGCCCGCTGCACGCGCGGCCCTGCAGCGGCACATCGCCCAGTGCGCGCGCGATGTGCTGGGCGAGCCGGCCGATGACATCGTGCTGGCGCCGCCGCATGCGGTACTCAAGACATCGAGCGGCAAGATCCGCCGCGCCGCCACCCGCGACCGCTACCTCAGCGGCGGCCTGGCGCCGCGCGATCTGCCGGTGTGGCTGCAGGCGGTGCTGTTGCAGCTGCAGGCCGTGCACGCGCAGCTGCGCCTGGGCTGTCGACGTGTTGCGCGGCGCCTGTGGGGGTATCGGGCGCTTGTGTGGTTCGCGCTCATCGCGGCCCCGGTGTGCGTGTGTGTGGCCGTGCTGCACGCGCCCGCCGCCTCGCGCCGGCTGGTACGCCATGGCGCGCGCCTGTGGCTGCGCTTGAGCGGCATCCGCCTCGACGCGCCAAGGTCGCTCGATGCGCCGCCCACTGCGCAGGTGCTCGTCTGCAACCACGCGAGTTACCTCGATGGCCTGCTGCTCAGCGCGACGCTGCCGCCCGATTACCGCTTCGTTGCCAAGGCCGAACTCGCCCACCAGCGGATTGCCGGGCACCTGTTGCACGGGCTCGGCGCGCTCTTCGTCGAGCGGGGCGATGCGCTGCGCGGCGCCGAGAACGTCGATGCGCTGGTGGCGGCGTTGCAGCAGGGCGCACGGCTGGTGATCTTTCCGGAGGGCACTTTCTCACGCGCGGCAGGGCTGCGCGCGTTTCACACCGGGGCGTTTCTCGCTGCGACCCGCGCGCAGGTGCCGGTGGTGACATGCGCCCTGCAGGGCAGTCGCGCGCTCTTGCGCGATGGCACCTGGGTGCCGCTGCCCGGAACGCTGCGCTTTGTGCAGGGGGCCAGCTTGCGGCCGTCGGGTCACGACTGGGCCGCCGCGATGGCGCTGGCGCAGGCTGCGCGGCGCGAAGTGCTCGCCCTGTGTGGCGAACCGGACCTGGACGCCGGCTGA
- a CDS encoding PQQ-binding-like beta-propeller repeat protein — MLAFRKDTGAPLWKYQFERTFWANGSGFVTTLVDGDKLFAGCYGEIYCFDLLKGKLLWKDNLSGKGYGVVSFAVFGGATSPLPGAEIDKAQFNEEQPD; from the coding sequence TTGCTTGCGTTCCGGAAAGACACCGGCGCGCCGCTCTGGAAGTACCAATTCGAGCGCACATTTTGGGCTAATGGTTCTGGCTTCGTTACAACGCTTGTCGACGGCGACAAACTCTTCGCCGGCTGCTACGGAGAGATCTACTGCTTTGATCTCCTGAAAGGTAAGTTGCTTTGGAAAGACAACCTCAGCGGGAAAGGTTACGGCGTCGTATCGTTTGCCGTCTTTGGCGGCGCCACTTCGCCACTTCCTGGAGCCGAGATCGACAAAGCACAGTTCAATGAAGAACAACCCGATTAA
- a CDS encoding putative toxin-antitoxin system toxin component, PIN family, producing the protein MSELALTLPEPARVLLDSNTVLALWLFRDPRLPLLRAACEAGRFTLLAREETLEELRRVLAYPQFSVAAEEQARLLGEYRERVELVPPIEPEYLLPKCRDADDQKFIELAFTAGAHLLLSRDKAVLRLARHRLLRDRVAIVTPERFEHWLAQSA; encoded by the coding sequence ATGTCCGAACTCGCCCTGACCCTGCCCGAGCCGGCGCGCGTGCTGCTCGATTCCAACACCGTGCTCGCCCTCTGGTTGTTTCGCGACCCCAGGCTCCCGCTGCTGCGCGCGGCCTGCGAGGCGGGTCGCTTCACGCTGCTGGCACGCGAAGAAACGCTGGAAGAGCTTCGCCGCGTGCTCGCCTATCCGCAGTTTTCGGTTGCTGCGGAAGAACAGGCACGCCTGCTCGGCGAATACCGGGAACGGGTCGAGCTGGTGCCCCCGATCGAGCCGGAATACCTGCTGCCCAAGTGCCGCGACGCCGACGACCAGAAGTTCATCGAGCTGGCCTTTACCGCGGGCGCGCACCTGCTGCTCAGCCGCGACAAGGCCGTGCTGCGGCTGGCCCGGCACCGCCTGCTGCGCGATCGCGTTGCGATCGTCACGCCGGAGCGTTTCGAGCACTGGCTCGCCCAGTCAGCCTAA
- a CDS encoding integron integrase, with protein sequence MVRERLRVKHYSLRTETAYVAWIKRYIVFHGRQHPSGLGKREVEAFLTHLATERNVAAATQGQALAAILFLYQEVLGQVLPWFDDVVRAKRPARLPTVLTVDEVRALIQAVADPELSLVIRLLYGTGMRLLEGLRLRVKDVDLARGELIVRDGKGGKDRVTMLPRSLTPLMRSRIADRLALHAQDLQDGRGTVWLPDALAVKYPAAASAPGWQYVFVAKGFSLDPRSHAVRRHHLDEKRVQRAVRDAARSAGILKPVSPHSLRHSFATHLLESGQDIRTVQELLGHKDVSTTMIYTHVLNRGGFAVTSPLDRLG encoded by the coding sequence ATGGTGCGCGAGCGTCTTCGGGTCAAGCATTACAGCCTGAGGACCGAGACGGCTTATGTCGCTTGGATCAAAAGATACATCGTTTTCCATGGCCGCCAGCACCCGAGCGGTCTCGGTAAACGTGAGGTCGAGGCTTTTCTCACGCATCTGGCCACCGAACGCAATGTCGCCGCCGCGACGCAGGGGCAGGCACTGGCCGCGATCCTGTTCTTGTATCAGGAGGTGCTGGGGCAGGTCTTGCCTTGGTTTGACGATGTGGTCCGCGCCAAGCGTCCGGCACGCTTGCCGACCGTGCTCACGGTGGATGAAGTGCGCGCGCTGATTCAGGCGGTGGCGGATCCGGAACTGAGCCTTGTGATACGCCTGCTTTACGGCACCGGAATGCGCTTGCTGGAAGGGCTGCGCCTGCGGGTGAAGGACGTCGATCTGGCACGCGGCGAACTGATCGTTCGCGACGGCAAGGGTGGCAAGGATCGGGTGACCATGCTGCCGCGCTCGCTGACGCCGCTGATGCGCAGCCGCATCGCCGATCGCTTGGCGCTGCATGCACAGGATCTGCAAGACGGGCGCGGCACCGTATGGTTGCCGGATGCGCTGGCAGTGAAATATCCGGCCGCGGCGTCGGCGCCCGGGTGGCAGTACGTCTTTGTGGCGAAGGGGTTTTCGCTGGATCCGCGCAGCCATGCGGTGCGTCGTCACCATCTGGATGAGAAGCGGGTGCAGCGCGCGGTGCGGGACGCCGCCCGCTCGGCGGGGATTCTCAAGCCGGTGTCGCCTCACTCCTTGCGCCATTCGTTTGCGACACATCTGCTCGAATCCGGCCAGGATATCCGCACGGTGCAGGAATTGCTGGGGCACAAGGATGTGTCGACCACCATGATCTACACCCACGTGCTCAATCGCGGCGGCTTCGCTGTGACCAGCCCGCTCGATCGCCTTGGCTGA